A genomic stretch from Budorcas taxicolor isolate Tak-1 chromosome 15, Takin1.1, whole genome shotgun sequence includes:
- the LOC128061002 gene encoding LOW QUALITY PROTEIN: coilin-like (The sequence of the model RefSeq protein was modified relative to this genomic sequence to represent the inferred CDS: inserted 4 bases in 2 codons; deleted 1 base in 1 codon), producing the protein MAASKTVRLWLEFYYPPPGTLYCTSFRLLIDLNGCQVITDLISLIRQRFGFSSGALLGLYLEGALLPPAESXCTCIKLEEKGIAESPVTVSNGNSTRLLPRKAKKWAFKLDEGEETDLDYRNSKRHWKRQENNNSEKTLDLEPKAATDQRVSKKNXRKNKATCDAVEVDDGETAKKSPKKKEKREYKKHAKTPKSSKAQSVKEWTLQKCSPKALPARNSLVEANRKGGLVVRTKHSPDSSLESESYHEPTSDGLSNVILEVRDSSEKISTDVSKDGSPVKTTATNKVVPKTGFTSVPVKGKTSRTSSSCSDSSSESDDQCVMLKSTPECTAEFLKTVGLFVGRNRPGPSSQAPNASGWKQSDPNSPLSSPNVTLPASLGRGWGRGEDLLSWKGARGRGLRGRGRGRGHAVPYVLNRNADYQKQQQLNEMVTNSSTIIQNPIETHKKDYSLLPLLAAAPQVGEKIAFKLLDLTSNYSPDVSDYKEGRILSHNPETQQVDKEILSSLPAMKEPGKFDLVYHNENGAEVVEYAVTQQKRITVFWRELIDPRLIIESPRNT; encoded by the exons ATGGCAGCCTCCAAGACGGTTAGGCTATGGCTTGAATTCTATTACCCACCGCCCGGCACCCTGTACTGCACGTCTTTCCGGCTTCTCATCGACCTGAACGGATGCCAAGTCATCACAGACCTCATCAGTCTGATCCGCCAGCGCTTCGGCTTCAGTTCCGGGGCCCTCCTGGGCCTCTACTTGGAGGGGGCACTATTGCCCCCCGCCGAGAG GTGCACCTGCATTAAATTAGAAGAGAAAGGAATTGCTGAGAGTCCTGTAACAGTTAGTAATGGGAATAGTACTCGTTTATTACCTAGAAAAGCAAAGAAGTGGGCATTTAAGTTGGACGAAGGTGAAGAAACTGATCTAGACTACAGAAATTCAAAGAGGCATTGGAAGAGGCAAGAGAACAATAACAGTGAGAAGACCTTGGATTTAGAACCGAAAGCCGCCACAGACCAGAGGGTGAGTAAAAAAAA GAGGAAAAACAAAGCCACGTGTGATGCAGTGGAGGTTGATGATGGAGAGACTGCAAAAAAGTCgccaaagaaaaaggagaaacgtGAATATAAAAAACATGCCAAGACTCCCAAGTCTTCTAAAGCACAGTCTGTGAAAGAGTGGACCCTCCAGAAGTGCAGCCCTAAAGCTCTTCCTGCTAGAAACAGCCTTGTGGAAGCCAACAGGAAAGGTGGCCTGGTCGTCCGTACAAAACACAGTCCTGATTCCTCCTTGGAGTCTGAGTCTTACCATGAACCAACCAGTGATGGTCTCAGCAACGTCATCTTAGAGGTCAGAGATTCCTCAGAGAAAATCTCGACTGACGTGTCAAAGGACGGATCCCCTGTGAAAACCACAGCTACAAACAAAGTGGTTCCAAAAACTGGTTTTACCTCTGTCCCTGTCAAGGGCAAGACCTCCAGAACATCATCTTCTTGTTCAGACTCTAGTTCAGAGTCAGACGATCAATGCGTGATGCTAAAAAGCACCCCAGAGTGTACTGCAGAGTTCTTAAAGACTGTAGGCCTCTTTGTAGGAAGAAATCGTCCAGGGCCATCATCACAGGCTCCAAACGCCTCTGGATGGAAGCAGTCGGACCCAAACAGTCCTCTGTCCTCC CCCAACGTGACTCTACCCGCTAGTCTGGGAAGAGGTTGGGGCAGAGGAGAGGACCTTCTTTCCTGGAAGGGAGCGAGGGGGCGGGGTTTGCGGGGGAGAGGTCGAGGAAGAGGGCATGCTGTTCCCTATGTTTTAAATAGAAACGCCGACTATCAGAAGCAACAACAGTTGAATGAAATGGTGACAAACTCATCTACCATCATCCAGAATCCCATAGAGACACACAAGAAGGACTACAGTCTCTTACCACTGTTAGCAGCTGCTCCTCAAGTTGGAGAAAAGATTGCATTTAAGCTTTTGGACCTAACATCCAATTATTCTCCTGATGTCTCTGACTATAAAGAAGGAAGAATATTAAGCCATAACCCAGAGACCCAGCAAGTAGACAAAGAAATTCTTTCATCCTTACCTGCTATGAAAGAACCTGGGAAATTTGATTTGGTTTATCACAACGAAAATGGAGCTGAGGTAGTGGAGTATGCTGTGACGCAGCAGAAGAGGATAACAGTTTTTTGGAGAGAGTTAATTGATCCAAGACTGATTATCGAATCTCCGAGAAACACATAA